From a single Endozoicomonas euniceicola genomic region:
- the cysK gene encoding cysteine synthase A, translating into MAKVFADNSLSIGNTPLVRLNRIAGDHEIYVKIESRNPANSVKCRIGASMIWEAESSGKLREGMELVEPTSGNTGIALAFVASAKGIPLTLTMPSSMSLERRKVIKALGASIVLTEPAKGMAGAVAKAKEIAGSDPEKYLLLQQFENPANPKIHEETTGPEIWQDTDGEIDIFVAGVGTGGTITGVSRYIKEIQGKKITSVAVEPTASPVITQTLTGQEVKPAPHKIQGIGAGFVPGNLDLSLVDQVEQVSNEEAMAMALRLMREEGILAGISCGAALAAALKVAQEPVHKGKKVVVLLPDSGERYLSTALFEGEFDEQELVQ; encoded by the coding sequence ATGGCAAAGGTCTTCGCAGATAACTCCCTGTCTATTGGCAATACTCCGCTGGTTCGATTGAATCGTATTGCGGGTGATCATGAAATCTATGTAAAAATTGAATCACGCAACCCCGCTAACAGCGTCAAGTGTCGTATTGGTGCCAGCATGATATGGGAGGCGGAATCCTCCGGCAAATTGCGTGAAGGCATGGAGCTGGTTGAACCTACCAGTGGCAATACCGGTATTGCCCTGGCCTTTGTCGCGTCTGCCAAAGGCATTCCTTTAACCCTGACCATGCCATCGTCCATGAGCCTGGAACGCCGGAAAGTGATCAAGGCGCTGGGTGCCAGCATTGTTCTCACTGAACCGGCTAAAGGGATGGCAGGTGCCGTGGCAAAGGCTAAAGAGATTGCAGGTTCTGACCCTGAAAAATACCTGCTTCTGCAACAGTTTGAAAACCCCGCCAACCCAAAGATTCATGAAGAAACCACGGGCCCGGAAATCTGGCAGGATACCGATGGTGAGATCGATATTTTTGTCGCAGGTGTGGGAACGGGCGGTACGATTACCGGGGTATCCCGTTACATCAAAGAAATTCAGGGCAAGAAGATTACTTCGGTGGCTGTCGAGCCAACGGCATCGCCTGTTATCACCCAGACGCTGACCGGTCAGGAAGTGAAACCCGCCCCCCATAAGATTCAGGGTATTGGCGCTGGTTTTGTTCCCGGTAATCTGGATCTGTCGCTGGTGGACCAGGTTGAGCAGGTCAGTAATGAAGAGGCTATGGCCATGGCGCTCAGGCTAATGCGTGAAGAAGGTATTCTAGCGGGTATTTCCTGTGGCGCTGCGCTGGCGGCTGCCTTGAAAGTGGCTCAAGAACCGGTTCATAAAGGTAAGAAGGTGGTGGTGCTGCTGCCGGACTCCGGAGAGCGTTATCTGTCAACGGCGCTGTTTGAAGGAGAGTTTGATGAGCAGGAGCTGGTTCAGTAA
- a CDS encoding FeoC-like transcriptional regulator, with product MLIALRDHLSSQGIASLAELSERFDVSPDAMRGMLSHWIRKGKLIREQSGCSKGCVSCSPEQLEMYRWLETGADSIPLCQLD from the coding sequence ATGCTAATAGCTCTTCGTGATCACCTCAGCAGCCAGGGAATCGCTTCCCTGGCTGAACTGAGCGAGCGGTTTGATGTCAGCCCGGATGCCATGCGCGGCATGCTGTCTCACTGGATACGCAAAGGCAAGCTGATACGGGAACAGTCTGGTTGCAGTAAGGGCTGTGTCAGCTGTTCACCAGAGCAGCTGGAGATGTATCGCTGGCTGGAGACCGGGGCTGACAGCATTCCTCTGTGTCAGCTGGATTGA
- a CDS encoding cytosine permease: MRSLITRLRSEIEVYGTQPVPANLRQAGSYDLFVIMANFLVNPASIYSAALGVAGGLSFITVVATQAVALVVAMVVLLVMARMGVDYGLTGQMACRTALGVRGGRWLTSPLRAVCSVYWFAFQTLVSSLALTAILSEYFGIVLPLTTVALLFAVLQVTVALVGYRWLQGVFGRALPLKILCLITIIVLLWKQPAASNNWFCLPADNDWLLVMLWFNAVVGSMLTNVTDSADLVRYVKNRRCLWLGAMSGALCGVILGAGLGAWLMMVVGGSADDLYHNVLRVESSLLMVVAIVVLIVMDNWTINIINLYTGGLSLSHTLEPISRFTCTLLVSLPAIWLSGMSEMIHSYLQTMEKAGVVFAAIAGVLLVDYFSRRWQLNVEALYRVDGEYGYQYGFRISSLIIIVLASLAGFSVPDSWPLPIIVLMLSAGCYRLMLCCGTQNRQP; encoded by the coding sequence TTGCGATCGTTGATTACCCGGCTCAGGTCTGAGATTGAAGTCTACGGTACCCAGCCCGTACCAGCCAATCTGCGGCAAGCCGGTAGTTATGACCTGTTTGTGATAATGGCCAATTTTCTGGTCAATCCCGCTTCTATCTATTCTGCGGCTCTGGGCGTGGCCGGAGGTTTATCGTTTATCACCGTCGTTGCTACCCAGGCTGTAGCCCTGGTTGTGGCCATGGTCGTCCTGCTGGTCATGGCGCGAATGGGGGTGGATTACGGTTTGACCGGGCAAATGGCCTGTCGCACGGCCCTGGGTGTCAGGGGGGGGCGCTGGCTGACGTCGCCATTAAGGGCGGTATGTTCGGTTTACTGGTTTGCCTTTCAGACTCTGGTCAGCAGTCTGGCGCTGACGGCTATTTTGTCAGAGTATTTTGGTATTGTTTTGCCACTGACAACAGTGGCTTTGCTGTTTGCCGTTTTGCAGGTGACGGTGGCGCTGGTGGGCTATCGCTGGTTGCAGGGGGTATTTGGCAGGGCTTTACCGTTGAAGATTCTGTGTCTGATAACCATTATCGTCTTGCTCTGGAAGCAACCTGCCGCCAGTAACAACTGGTTTTGTTTACCGGCTGACAATGACTGGCTACTGGTGATGCTCTGGTTTAATGCGGTGGTCGGCAGTATGCTGACGAATGTCACAGATTCTGCCGATCTGGTTCGCTATGTTAAGAACCGGCGGTGTTTGTGGCTGGGTGCGATGTCCGGGGCGTTATGCGGAGTCATTTTAGGCGCAGGGCTAGGTGCCTGGCTGATGATGGTGGTCGGTGGCAGCGCTGACGATCTTTATCACAATGTTTTGCGTGTCGAGTCCAGTCTGTTGATGGTGGTAGCTATTGTTGTCCTGATCGTGATGGATAACTGGACGATTAATATCATCAATCTCTATACCGGTGGTTTATCCCTGAGCCACACTTTGGAACCCATAAGTCGCTTCACCTGTACCCTGCTGGTCAGCCTTCCTGCCATCTGGCTGTCTGGCATGTCTGAGATGATACACAGTTATTTGCAGACGATGGAGAAAGCGGGGGTTGTGTTTGCTGCCATAGCCGGAGTGCTGCTGGTGGACTATTTCTCTCGGCGCTGGCAGCTAAATGTTGAAGCTCTGTATCGGGTTGACGGGGAATACGGGTATCAATACGGTTTCCGGATCAGCTCACTGATCATTATTGTCCTGGCTTCACTGGCAGGGTTTTCAGTACCGGATAGCTGGCCGCTACCCATCATTGTGCTTATGTTATCGGCAGGCTGTTACCGTTTAATGCTGTGCTGTGGAACTCAAAACAGGCAGCCATAA
- the cobB gene encoding Sir2 family NAD+-dependent deacetylase yields the protein MPKYKSIVVLTGAGISAESGIRTFRASDGLWENHPIEDVATPEGYYRNPALVQTFYNQRRQQLSEVEANQAHRALADFEQSFAGEFLLVTQNVDDLHERAGSRNLIHLHGELYKVRCQDTEQAFEWKQDVTLETKCPCCNKPGNLRPHIVWFGEMPLEMERIYDALSRCDLFISIGTSGNVYPAAGFCQEALWAGAHTVELNLEPSETRDAFLEAVHGPATQVVPHYLSSLL from the coding sequence ATGCCAAAATATAAGTCTATTGTCGTTTTAACGGGTGCTGGTATTTCGGCAGAATCCGGCATTCGTACTTTCCGGGCCAGTGATGGTCTGTGGGAAAATCATCCAATTGAGGATGTTGCTACGCCAGAGGGTTACTACCGCAATCCGGCGCTGGTACAGACTTTTTATAACCAGCGCCGTCAGCAGCTGAGTGAAGTTGAAGCTAACCAGGCTCATCGGGCTCTGGCTGATTTTGAACAATCGTTTGCGGGTGAATTTCTTCTGGTGACTCAGAATGTGGATGATCTCCATGAACGGGCAGGCAGTCGTAACCTGATTCATCTGCACGGTGAGTTGTATAAAGTGCGTTGTCAGGATACCGAACAGGCGTTTGAGTGGAAACAGGACGTAACGCTGGAGACAAAATGCCCCTGCTGTAACAAACCCGGTAACCTGCGCCCTCATATTGTCTGGTTTGGAGAAATGCCTCTGGAGATGGAACGTATTTACGATGCGCTCTCCCGGTGTGATTTGTTTATCTCAATTGGTACTTCCGGCAACGTCTATCCGGCAGCGGGTTTCTGTCAGGAGGCGCTGTGGGCTGGCGCTCATACGGTAGAACTGAACCTTGAGCCCAGCGAAACCCGTGATGCGTTTCTGGAGGCCGTACATGGGCCCGCTACTCAGGTTGTACCCCATTACCTGTCCAGTCTCTTATGA
- the feoB gene encoding Fe(2+) transporter permease subunit FeoB, which produces MSEHVFAIVGNPNCGKTTVYNALTGARQQVGNWSGVTVERRSGHYRHQGLDVEVVDLPGTYCLDVVDDQVSMDERIARDFIIERKARLALNVIDAANIERNLYLTTQLLDMGLPVVVVLNMMDVAADKGMVIDPKALSSALGCPVLTMVASRNEGLTELKDQLNAYFQSVIPASQPLPLSKALESAVIDLEAFVGNHLTDKSTVRWCAIKLLEGESGVAASLPKSVQALSQNQGSRLRDVLEQEQGAEIDILVANWRYDVIGEIMKKVIRQRGVLNHRLSERIDRLALNRFLGLPVFLGVMYLMFMLSMNFGRGFNDFFEIMVSTFTVDGATHLLEGMNAPGWVIAVLANGVGGGIATVASFIPVIASLFLFLSVLEDSGYMARAAFVIDRLMRFLGLPGKAFVPLLVGFGCNVPAIMATRTLDSQKDRLLTIAMSPFMSCGARLQVYALFAAAFFPVNGQNVVFILYIVGILAAVFTGLVLKNSLLNGVTSPFILELPNYHLPSAKQVFLRTWDRLKAFVLSAGKVIIMVVLVLNTLSSLGTDGSFGHQDSDSSVLSYVGQSITPVFKPMGMQEDNWPAAVGIFTGMLAKEAFVGTLNAMYSTIANDRQGDAVDKSFDPMAGVEAALASVPANLSGLAENVSDPLGMDIGDLSDLKSVAKDQAVEVSTFTVMRSLFPGDAAVIAYLLFILLYTPCVAVVGAIYREAGTGWSLFVSGWTLFVGYSVATLYYQLSLLTVQPVVTLSWVAALAAVMAAIFAVMRYLGTNGNAGWLLAQAKSTAGKPNTHANSSS; this is translated from the coding sequence ATGAGTGAGCATGTATTTGCCATCGTCGGTAACCCTAACTGCGGTAAAACCACGGTTTATAATGCCCTGACAGGTGCCAGACAGCAGGTTGGTAACTGGTCGGGTGTGACGGTAGAGCGCCGAAGCGGGCATTACCGCCATCAAGGGCTGGATGTCGAAGTGGTAGACCTGCCCGGCACCTACTGTCTGGATGTGGTGGATGATCAGGTATCCATGGATGAACGTATTGCCCGGGACTTTATTATTGAGCGTAAAGCCAGGCTGGCTCTGAATGTCATCGATGCAGCCAATATTGAACGTAACCTCTACCTGACCACTCAGCTGCTGGATATGGGGCTACCGGTGGTAGTGGTTCTGAATATGATGGATGTTGCTGCTGATAAGGGGATGGTGATTGACCCGAAAGCGTTATCCAGCGCTCTGGGCTGTCCGGTTTTAACCATGGTAGCCAGCAGGAATGAGGGCTTGACTGAGCTGAAAGACCAGTTAAATGCCTATTTTCAGTCAGTCATACCCGCTTCACAGCCATTGCCACTCAGTAAAGCGCTTGAATCGGCCGTTATTGATCTGGAAGCCTTTGTCGGTAACCATCTGACGGATAAAAGCACGGTGCGCTGGTGTGCCATAAAACTTCTGGAAGGTGAATCCGGTGTGGCTGCCAGTTTGCCGAAGTCCGTTCAGGCGCTATCGCAGAATCAGGGAAGCCGTTTGCGTGACGTCCTGGAACAGGAGCAGGGCGCAGAGATTGATATTCTGGTAGCCAACTGGCGTTATGATGTCATTGGCGAAATAATGAAGAAGGTCATCAGGCAGCGTGGCGTTTTGAATCATCGACTCAGCGAGCGTATTGACCGGCTGGCTTTGAACCGGTTTCTTGGGCTGCCCGTCTTCCTTGGCGTGATGTACCTGATGTTCATGCTCTCTATGAACTTTGGCAGAGGTTTTAACGATTTCTTCGAAATCATGGTGAGCACCTTCACGGTGGATGGGGCGACTCATCTTCTGGAAGGCATGAATGCCCCGGGCTGGGTTATTGCCGTGTTGGCTAACGGTGTCGGTGGTGGTATTGCAACCGTAGCGTCCTTCATCCCGGTGATCGCCTCACTGTTCCTGTTTTTGTCGGTGCTGGAAGATTCGGGCTATATGGCAAGGGCGGCATTTGTCATAGATCGGCTGATGCGTTTTCTGGGTTTACCGGGGAAGGCATTTGTGCCCTTGCTGGTGGGCTTTGGCTGCAATGTGCCCGCCATTATGGCAACGCGAACTCTGGATAGCCAGAAAGACCGTTTGTTAACCATCGCCATGTCACCGTTTATGTCCTGTGGTGCCCGTTTGCAGGTCTATGCGCTGTTTGCCGCGGCGTTTTTCCCGGTCAATGGTCAGAACGTGGTCTTCATCCTCTATATAGTGGGTATCCTGGCTGCGGTCTTTACCGGACTGGTATTAAAAAACAGTTTGCTCAATGGTGTGACCTCGCCGTTTATTCTGGAGTTACCAAACTATCATCTTCCCTCCGCGAAGCAGGTATTCCTGCGCACCTGGGATCGCCTGAAAGCCTTTGTCCTGAGTGCCGGTAAAGTGATCATCATGGTTGTGCTGGTGCTCAACACCCTGAGCTCTCTGGGAACCGATGGCAGCTTTGGTCATCAGGATTCTGATTCATCCGTGCTCAGTTATGTTGGGCAGAGCATTACTCCGGTCTTTAAGCCTATGGGAATGCAGGAAGACAACTGGCCTGCAGCGGTGGGTATTTTTACCGGCATGCTGGCCAAAGAAGCGTTCGTGGGCACTCTGAACGCCATGTATAGCACCATTGCCAATGACCGGCAGGGTGATGCTGTCGACAAATCTTTTGACCCGATGGCGGGTGTCGAAGCCGCTTTGGCTTCGGTTCCAGCTAACCTGTCAGGGCTGGCAGAAAACGTCTCTGACCCTTTGGGTATGGACATCGGTGACCTGAGCGACCTTAAAAGCGTCGCCAAAGACCAGGCCGTAGAGGTGAGTACCTTTACGGTTATGCGTAGCCTTTTTCCGGGTGATGCGGCCGTCATTGCCTATCTGCTGTTTATTCTGCTGTACACCCCCTGTGTTGCAGTGGTAGGCGCTATCTACCGTGAAGCAGGAACAGGCTGGAGTCTGTTTGTTTCTGGCTGGACGTTATTCGTCGGGTACTCGGTTGCCACACTTTATTATCAGCTCTCGCTGCTGACGGTTCAGCCTGTGGTGACATTAAGTTGGGTGGCTGCCTTAGCCGCCGTCATGGCCGCTATTTTCGCGGTGATGCGCTATCTCGGTACCAACGGCAATGCTGGCTGGCTGCTTGCACAGGCAAAGAGCACTGCTGGTAAGCCAAATACCCATGCTAATAGCTCTTCGTGA
- a CDS encoding FeoA family protein produces the protein MVSILGELQVGDSGRVKAFRNAGAVYRRKLLAMGLTPGVQFTVCRVAPMGDPIQLQIRGFQLSIRRDEAAVVEVSRI, from the coding sequence ATGGTATCAATCCTTGGTGAGCTTCAGGTCGGGGATTCCGGCCGGGTGAAAGCCTTTCGGAATGCGGGAGCAGTCTATCGACGCAAGTTGTTAGCCATGGGCTTAACACCGGGTGTTCAGTTTACGGTTTGCCGTGTCGCCCCTATGGGGGATCCCATTCAACTTCAGATTCGGGGCTTTCAGCTCAGCATTCGTCGTGACGAGGCGGCAGTGGTTGAGGTGAGTCGGATATGA
- a CDS encoding class I SAM-dependent methyltransferase, with translation MTDRDWIVWLLTGLAFAMTASIVCWSLRLGITPTPTSQKVRQTMEALLPESVDGRIYELGCGWGTLLLMLGRRYPNHLITGYEQSTIPYLVARALTVHKANIKVVKQNFFTVQLQDPGLITCYLFPEAMKQMEGYLKRQVSDNCLVISHTFRLPGWDSIKEIKANDLYRTSIFVYKRRIQERHSSE, from the coding sequence ATGACTGACAGGGACTGGATCGTCTGGCTGCTGACCGGACTGGCTTTTGCCATGACTGCCTCTATTGTCTGCTGGTCTTTAAGGCTGGGCATTACGCCCACCCCAACCAGTCAAAAAGTCAGGCAGACAATGGAAGCTCTGTTACCGGAATCCGTAGATGGCAGAATTTATGAGCTTGGCTGTGGCTGGGGAACACTGCTGTTGATGCTGGGCAGGCGCTACCCAAATCACCTCATTACAGGTTATGAGCAATCAACAATTCCTTATCTGGTGGCCCGGGCATTGACGGTTCATAAAGCCAACATAAAGGTAGTGAAGCAGAATTTTTTTACCGTTCAGCTGCAAGACCCGGGGCTTATAACCTGCTATCTGTTTCCAGAAGCCATGAAACAAATGGAGGGTTACTTAAAGCGACAAGTGTCTGATAACTGCTTAGTCATAAGTCACACCTTCAGGCTACCGGGCTGGGACAGCATTAAAGAAATCAAAGCGAATGATTTGTATCGAACGTCCATCTTTGTTTACAAGAGGCGTATACAAGAGAGGCATTCATCAGAATAA
- a CDS encoding GlxA family transcriptional regulator: MISDSLRLQRVRVPLLEHMLTTSISLPMEMLAAATMYSRMAHKKASIDVQLCSHNGTAVLSHGNILLSPSMDLSSSGNADLILLPALWRNPMPIVRRSPETIDWIREQYNHGATFCVAGTGVALMAESGLLDHQPATTHWYYLNRLRKHYPEILFKPHHLITRAGRIYCAGSVNSVADLMVHIIKRAMGRDIANRVAQQFSHEIRRPFEQTHYADDHTTSHGDEIIVNLQGWLHQHIQDDINSQRLLAVTGLTQRTLNRRFREATGMSPFHYLQQLRLNHCAELLKATDLSITEVALQSGFNDPDYFSRQFKQHYQLNPSDFRRSVRGKLFYLDTE; encoded by the coding sequence ATGATTTCAGATTCACTCAGGTTACAACGGGTCAGAGTTCCCCTGCTGGAACACATGCTCACCACCAGCATCAGCCTGCCTATGGAGATGCTGGCAGCTGCCACCATGTACAGCCGGATGGCTCATAAAAAAGCGTCTATTGACGTACAGTTATGCAGCCACAATGGCACAGCGGTGCTGTCCCATGGCAACATTCTACTGTCACCTTCAATGGATCTCTCATCCTCTGGAAATGCTGACCTGATACTGCTGCCAGCACTATGGCGCAACCCCATGCCGATTGTCAGGCGCTCCCCGGAAACCATTGACTGGATCAGAGAACAATACAACCATGGCGCTACATTCTGTGTCGCGGGCACCGGGGTAGCACTGATGGCAGAAAGCGGGCTGCTGGATCATCAGCCTGCGACGACGCACTGGTATTATCTCAACCGGTTGCGCAAACATTATCCCGAAATTCTGTTTAAACCCCATCACCTGATTACCCGGGCAGGAAGGATTTACTGCGCAGGCAGTGTGAACTCGGTAGCAGACCTGATGGTGCATATCATCAAGCGTGCCATGGGGCGTGATATAGCCAACCGGGTAGCCCAACAGTTTTCTCACGAAATCCGTCGTCCGTTTGAACAGACCCATTACGCTGACGACCACACCACCAGCCACGGGGATGAAATTATTGTTAACCTGCAAGGCTGGCTGCACCAGCATATTCAGGATGACATTAACAGCCAGCGTCTTCTGGCGGTCACCGGCCTGACCCAGCGCACTCTGAACCGTCGCTTTCGTGAGGCAACAGGCATGTCACCCTTTCATTATCTGCAACAACTGCGCCTGAACCATTGTGCCGAGCTACTAAAAGCCACCGACCTGTCAATTACTGAAGTCGCCCTGCAATCCGGCTTTAATGATCCGGACTACTTCAGCCGACAATTTAAACAGCACTATCAACTCAACCCTTCGGACTTCCGCCGTAGTGTCCGGGGCAAACTGTTCTATCTGGACACTGAATGA
- a CDS encoding beta-ketoacyl synthase, with product MSRLPVIVAQGGVSPAGRSSGFHGYRRLVVDRLGSAERQQTLSAIARLRGLDNTATEQEILSGTLIRQLEDNLFDADLLYLHNALNVQEGSELILPVRRLPTLPEGWVAEPLADGKHVRVRVTATHKMMLPGSRVSPVKAAGQLPSGFRPEKLYQSRHHPRSLAMTVFGASDAVLSSGLDWAGLKGLLAPEEMAVYSGCAMSQLDYNGNGGMMQARLLGKRVTSKQCPLGFAEMSADFINAYILGSLGATGTSMGACATMLYNLQLAVNDIRSGRRRLVVVGNSEAPVTPEIMDGYTTMGALATDSDLRGLDELMESEDPDWRRACRPFANNAGFTIAESSQFLILMDDELAMEAGAEVLGAVADVFVNADGYKKSISAPGAGNYLTVARAAALGRSILGEEALRQRSYVQAHGTGTPQNRVTESHILNETAKVFGINQWAVSAVKSYVGHSIGVAGGDQIMSTLGVWNQGIIPGIRTIKNIADDVHTSHLNILTDHLDTGVKGMDMTLVNAKGFGGNNATALVLSPDVTRSMLQKKHGEKVAAAWQHRQENTRERQQEYEARHQQGTMLPIYQFGEGVLNGDELEYTDQKLSVPGYGRATNLNLENPYW from the coding sequence GTGTCCAGATTACCCGTTATCGTTGCCCAGGGTGGCGTCAGTCCGGCAGGGCGAAGCTCCGGTTTTCATGGTTATCGCCGTCTGGTGGTTGACCGGCTGGGGTCAGCTGAGCGTCAGCAAACCCTGAGCGCCATCGCCCGCCTGCGAGGGCTGGACAACACTGCCACCGAGCAGGAGATTCTTTCCGGTACCCTGATTCGTCAGCTGGAAGACAATCTTTTCGATGCCGACCTCCTCTACCTGCATAATGCCCTGAATGTTCAGGAAGGTTCGGAGCTGATTCTGCCAGTACGCCGTCTGCCGACTTTACCCGAAGGTTGGGTAGCTGAGCCTCTGGCTGATGGTAAGCACGTTCGGGTCCGGGTGACGGCGACTCATAAAATGATGCTGCCGGGCAGCCGGGTTTCGCCGGTCAAAGCGGCCGGGCAATTGCCATCAGGCTTTCGGCCAGAAAAGCTGTACCAGTCCCGCCATCACCCCCGTTCACTGGCTATGACCGTCTTTGGTGCTTCCGATGCGGTGCTGTCTTCAGGGCTTGATTGGGCAGGGCTGAAAGGTTTGCTGGCTCCCGAGGAGATGGCAGTGTACTCCGGTTGTGCCATGAGTCAGCTGGATTACAACGGCAACGGAGGCATGATGCAGGCACGCCTGCTGGGCAAGCGTGTGACATCCAAGCAGTGTCCTCTGGGTTTTGCGGAAATGTCGGCGGATTTTATTAATGCCTATATTTTGGGCTCTCTGGGAGCCACCGGCACCAGTATGGGAGCCTGTGCCACCATGCTGTATAACCTGCAACTGGCGGTGAATGATATTCGCAGCGGTCGCCGCCGTCTGGTGGTGGTGGGCAACAGTGAAGCGCCTGTTACGCCTGAAATCATGGACGGCTATACCACTATGGGCGCACTGGCAACGGATTCAGACCTCAGGGGACTGGATGAACTGATGGAGAGCGAAGACCCGGACTGGCGTCGTGCCTGTCGGCCGTTTGCCAATAATGCGGGCTTTACCATTGCCGAGTCTTCCCAGTTTCTGATTTTGATGGATGATGAACTGGCTATGGAAGCAGGTGCTGAAGTACTGGGAGCAGTGGCTGATGTTTTTGTTAATGCGGATGGCTACAAAAAATCCATCTCTGCTCCAGGTGCCGGTAACTATCTGACCGTTGCCAGGGCTGCTGCACTGGGTCGGTCCATCCTGGGTGAAGAAGCGCTTCGTCAGCGCAGTTATGTTCAGGCCCATGGTACGGGTACACCGCAAAACCGTGTGACGGAATCCCATATTCTCAATGAGACGGCCAAAGTCTTTGGTATTAACCAGTGGGCGGTATCTGCCGTGAAAAGCTATGTTGGGCATTCTATCGGTGTGGCCGGTGGCGACCAGATAATGTCAACCCTTGGGGTTTGGAATCAGGGTATTATTCCGGGTATTCGTACCATCAAAAACATTGCGGACGATGTTCACACTTCCCACCTGAATATTCTTACCGATCATCTGGATACCGGTGTTAAGGGCATGGATATGACACTGGTGAACGCTAAAGGCTTCGGCGGTAATAATGCGACTGCCCTGGTGTTGAGCCCCGACGTAACCCGGTCAATGCTGCAGAAAAAGCATGGTGAAAAAGTGGCTGCCGCATGGCAACACCGTCAGGAAAATACTCGTGAACGGCAGCAGGAATACGAAGCCCGACATCAACAGGGAACCATGCTGCCGATCTACCAGTTTGGTGAAGGCGTCCTGAATGGCGACGAGCTGGAGTATACGGATCAGAAACTGTCGGTACCCGGCTATGGTCGAGCGACAAATCTGAACCTGGAAAACCCGTACTGGTGA